One Odontesthes bonariensis isolate fOdoBon6 chromosome 17, fOdoBon6.hap1, whole genome shotgun sequence genomic window carries:
- the hectd1 gene encoding E3 ubiquitin-protein ligase HECTD1 isoform X4 codes for MADVDPDTLLEWLQMGQGDERDMQLIALEQLCMLLLMSDNVDRCFETCPPRTFLPALCKIFLDESAPDNVLEVTARAITYYLDVSAECTRRIVGVDGAIKALCNRLVVVELNNRTSRDLAEQCVKVLELICTRESGAVFEAGGLNCVLSFIRDSGHLVHKDTLHSAMAVVSRLCSKMEPQDSSLETCVESLSSLLKHEDHQVSDGALRCFASLADRFTRRGVDPAPLAKHGLTEELLSRMAAAGGPVSGSSCKPGRPSTGATPSATDSKLSNQVSTIVSLLSTLCRGSPLVTHDLLRSALPDSMESALGGDERCVLDTMRLVDLLLVLLFEGRKALPKSTAGSAGRIPGLRRLDSSGERSHRQLIDCIRSKDTDALIDAIDTGAFEVNFMDDVGQTLLNWASAFGTQEMVEFLCERGADVNRGQRSSSLHYAACFGRPQVAKTLLRHGANPDLRDEDGKTPLDKARERGHSEVVAILQSPGDWMCPVNKGDDKRKKDASKEEEEGSEPRGDPEMAPFYLKRLLPVFAQTFQQTMLPSIRKASLALIRKMVHYSSEMLLREVCDSETGHNLPTVLVEITATVLDQEDDDDGHLLALQIIRDLVDKGGDVFLDQLARLGVINKVSTLAGPASDDENEDETKPEKEEEVQEDAKEIQQGKPYHWRDWSIIRGRDCLYIWSDAAALELSNGSNGWFRFILDGKLATMYSSGSPEGGSDSSESRSEFLEKLQRARSQVKPVTTSQPILSIVGPTKLTVGNWSLTCLKDGEIAIHNSDGQQATILKEDLPGFVFESNRGTKHSFTAETSLGSEFVTGWTGKRGRKLKSKLEKTKQKVKSMARELYDDHFKAVESMPRGVVVTLRNISTQLESAWELHINRQSLEGESTWRDLMKTALENLIVVLKDENTISPYEMCSSGLVQALFTVLSNSVDVDMKQDCKPLMERINVFKTAFSENEDNESQPAVALIRKLIAVLESIERLPLHLYDSPGSSYNLQILTRRLRFRLERAPGETALIDRTGRMLKMEPLATVESLEQYLLKMVAKQWYDFERSSFVFVRKLREGQIFAFRHQHDFDENGIIYWVGTNAKTAYEWVNPAAYGLVVVTSSEGRNLPYGRLEDILSRDSSALNCHTNDDKNAWFAVDLGLWVIPSAYTLRHARGYGRSALRNWVFQVSKDGQNWSTLYTHIDDGSLNEPGSTATWPLDPSKEEKQGWRHIRIKQMGKNASGQTHYLSLSGLELYGTVTAVCEDQLGKAVKEAEANLRRQRRLFRSQVMKYIVPGARVVRGIDWKWRDQDGNPAGEGTVTGEAHNGWIDVTWDAGGSNSYRMGAEGKFDLKLAPGYDPESAATAPSPKPVSSTVSGPASSTVGPSVTPVALGGTTTTTSSSSSSTSSSSQQPSWSSLVKNNCPDKGGASSSSRKGSSSSVCSVASSSDISLSSAAGLPGIGGLQPERKAEGLLLDQGVGVGGVTGGVVGSDGHQQEPIVVLSSAAEGGSGSASSSGTLTADTSATGDEHHSPAATAATDPAAAISMGLVSVSSPDVSSVSESSSKDTHAQRPLCSAANTRLSVSSLLAAGAPMSSSASVPNLSSREASLMESFVRRAPNMSRTNATNNMNLSRSSSDNNTNTLGRNVMSTANFLDSCRANTLLAELDDEEDLPEPDDDDDENEDDNQEDQEYEEVLEEEEYETKGGRRRTWDDDFVLKRQFSALVPAFDPRPGRTNVQQTTDLEIPPPGTPRSEVREEVECAPSPHLVLTLKVAGLGTTREVELPLSNYKLTIFYYVQRLLQLSCSGSVKTDKLRRIWEPTYTIMYRELKDSDKEKESGKMEFFEQGVGVGGRSGGLSPTSLSASQNSEILGWAREAAQAKAGCSQNACGVEDVLQLLRILYIIGRDSASSSRTLQEDVEELQFNAAPEEFTSKKITTKILQQIEEPLALASGALPDWCEQLTSKCPFLIPFETRQLYFTCTAFGASRAIVWLQNRREATVERSRPSTTVRRDDPGEFRVGRLKHERVKVPRGDSMMEWAESVMQIHADRKSVLEVEFQGEEGTGLGPTLEFYALVAAEFQRTSLGVWLCDDDFPDDESRQVDLGGGLKPPGFYVQRSCGLFSAPFPQDSEELDGITKLFHFLGVFLAKCIQDNRLVDLPISQSFFKLLCMGDIKSNMSKLLYQSRGSPQGHMPERPQSQPFLLLSELQSEASTEESQETYSVGSFDEDSKSEFIMDPPKPKPPAWYHGILTWDDFQLVNPHRARFLKEVKELAVKRRQILANKSLSEDEKNTRLQDLMLRNPLGSGPPLSIEDLGLNFQFCPSSKVHGFSAVDLKPNGDDEMVTMENAEEYVELMFDFCMHTGIQKQMEAFKEGFNRVFPMEKLSSFSHKEVQMILCGNQSPSWTADDIINYTEPKLGYTRDSPGFLRFVRVLCGMSSDERKAFLQFTTGCSTLPPGGLANLHPRLTIVRKVDATDSSYPSVNTCVHYLKLPEYSSEDIMRERLLAATMEKGFHLN; via the exons ATGGCAGATGTGGACCCAGACACCTTACTGGAGTGGCTGCAGATGGGCCAGGGCGATGAGCGCGACATGCAGCTCATCGCTCTGGAGCAGCTCTGCATGCTTCTGCTCATGTCGGACAACGTTGACCGCTGTTTCGAGAC ATGTCCTCCTCGGACGTTTCTACCAGCACTCTGTAAGATCTTCCTGGATGAGAGCGCTCCAGATAATGTGCTGGAGGTTACGGCTCGAGCAATCACCTACTACCTGGATGTGTCGGCAGAGTGCACCCGGAGGATTGTGGGGGTGGATGGGGCCATCAAGGCACTTTGCAATCGGTTGGTGGTGGTGGAGCTGAACAACAGGACGAGCAGAGACCTGGCTGAGCAATGTGTTAAG GTGCTGGAACTGATCTGTACCAGAGAATCTGGTGCCGTCTTTGAGGCTGGCGGTCTGAActgtgtgctgagtttcattaGAGACAGTGGCCACCTGGTCCACAAAGACACCCTTCATTCTGCCATGGCTGTAGTGTCCCGCCTTTGCAGCAAGATGGAACCACAAGACTCGTCTCTCGAGACCTGCGTTGAGTCTTTGTCCAGCCTCCTTAAACATGAAGACCATCAG GTATCAGATGGTGCTCTACGCTGCTTTGCCTCATTGGCTGATCGATTCACTCGTCGAGGTGTGGACCCGGCCCCTTTAGCTAAACATGGCCTGACGGAGGAACTACTGTCCCGCATGGCAGCTGCTGGTGGCCCAGTGTCCGGCTCCTCCTGTAAGCCAGGGCGGCCTTCCACCGGCGCCACCCCCTCTGCCACCGATTCCAAACTGAGCAACCAGGTGTCGACCATCGTCAGCCTCTTGTCCACGCTGTGCAGGGGGTCGCCACTGGTCACACAT GACTTGTTGCGCTCGGCACTGCCTGACTCAATGGAGTCTGCGTTGGGAGGAGATGAGCGCTGTGTGCTGGACACCATGCGACTGGTCGATCTTCTGCTGGTACTTTTGTTTGAGGGACGAAAGGCGCTGCCAAAGTCCACTGCAGGATCAGCTGGCCGGATTCCAGGGCTGCGACGTCTGGACAGCTCAGGAGAGAGGTCCCACCGACAGCTCATCGACTGTATCCGCAGCAAGGACACCGATGCTCTGATAGACGCCATCGACACTGGAG CTTTTGAGGTGAACTTTATGGATGACGTTGGACAGACGCTGCTCAACTGGGCCTCGGCTTTCGGCACACAggaaatg gtGGAGTTTTTATGTGAGAGGGGGGCAGATGTaaacagaggtcagaggtcatccTCACTACACTATGCTGCCTGTTTCGGACGCCCACAAGTAGCcaag ACTCTGCTGCGGCATGGAGCCAACCCAGACCTGAGAGATGAGGATGGAAAGACTCCTCTGGACAAAGCCAGAGAGAGAGGACACAGTGAGGTGGTGGCCATACTGCAGTCACCTG GAGATTGGATGTGTCCAGTGAACAAGGGAGATGATAAGAGGAAGAAAGATGCCagcaaggaggaggaagagggcaGCGAGCCCAGAGGAGACCCAGAAATGGCTCCCTTCTACCTGAAGAGACTTCTTCCTGTTTTTGCACAAACCTTTCAGCAAACCATGCTGCCTTCTATAAG GAAAGCCAGTCTTGCTTTAATCAGAAAGATGGTTCACTACAGCAGTGAAATGCTGCTGAGGGAGGTGTGTGACAGCGAGACGGGACATAACCTGCCAACAGTACTGGTGGAGATCACTGCCACTGTCCTTGATCAGGAG GACGATGATGATGGTCACCTGCTGGCTCTGCAGATCATCAGAGATCTGGTGGATAAAGGCGGAGACGTTTTCCTTGACCAGCTGGCCCGACTGGGGGTAATCAATAAGGTGTCAACTCTGGCTGGACCGGCGTCTGATGACGAGAATGAGGACGAAACTAAACCTGAAAAG gaggaggaggtgcaGGAAGATGCTAAGGAAATCCAGCAGGGGAAGCCGTACCACTGGAGGGACTGGTCCATCATCAGAGGCAGGGACTGTCTTTACATCTGGTCAGACGCTGCTGCCCTCGAGCTCTCCAATGGCTCCAATGGCTGGTTCAGGTTCATCCTGGATGGGAAGCTTGCAACCATGTACTCCAGTGGAAGTCCAGAAGGGGGTTCAGACAGTTCAG AGTCTCGCAGTGAGTTCCTGGAAAAGCTGCAGCGAGCGAGGAGTCAGGTGAAGCCAGTAACAACCAGCCAGCCCATTCTCTCCATTGTCGGCCCCACTAAGCTTACAGTCGGGAACTGGTCTCTGACTTGCCTGAAAGATGGAGAGATTGCCATCCATAACTCAGATGGGCAGCAGGCCACCATCCTGAAGGAGGACCTGCCGGGCTTTGTCTTCGAGTCAAACAGAGGAACCAAACACTCGTTCACCGCAGAGACGTCCCTGG GCTCGGAGTTCGTGACGGGCTGGACAGGAAAACGAGGCAGAAAGCTGAAGTCCAAACTGGAGAAAACAAAGCAGAAGGTGAAGAGCATGGCGAGGGAGCTGTATGATGACCACTTCAAAGCTGTGGAGAGCATGCCCAGAGGAGTGGTGGTCACCCTGAGGAACATCTCAACCCAGCTGGAGTCTGCCTGGGAGCTGCACATTAACAGACAG AGTCTCGAGGGCGAGAGCACTTGGAGGGACCTGATGAAAACGGCTCTGGAGAACCTGATTGTTGTTTTGAAGGATGAAAACACAATTTCTCCCTACGAAATGTGCAGCAGTGGCCTCGTCCAGGCTCTGTTCACTGTCCTCAGCAAC AGTGTGGATGTGGATATGAAGCAAGATTGTaagcctttaatggaaaggatCAATGTCTTCAAGACGGCTTTCAGTGAGAACGAAGATAATGAAAG CCAACCAGCTGTTGCCTTAATCCGAAAACTGATAGCAGTCCTGGAGTCAATAGAGCGTCTACCTCTGCACTTGTACGACAGTCCAGGATCCTCTTACAACCTGCAA ATCTTGACGAGGAGGTTGCGATTCCGTCTGGAGCGAGCGCCAGGAGAGACGGCTCTGATTGACCGGACAGGTCGCATGTTGAAGATGGAGCCGCTTGCCACTGTGGAGTCTCTGGAGCAGTACTTGCTAAAAATG GTTGCAAAGCAGTGGTACGACTTTGAGCGTTCATCCTTTGTTTTCGTGAGGAAACTCCGAGAAGGACAGATATTCGCTTTTAGACACCAACACGACTTTGATGAGAATGGTATCATCTACTGGGTTGGAACCAATGCCAA AACGGCGTACGAGTGGGTTAATCCCGCAGCTTACGGCCTGGTGGTGGTGACATCTTCAGAGGGGCGTAACCTCCCTTACGGGCGGTTGGAGGACATCCTGAGTCGGGATAGCTCCGCCCTCAACTGCCACACCAATGATGACAAGAATGCATGGTTCGCTGTTGACCTCGGCCTATGGGTCATTCCTTCAGCATACACTCTGAGGCATGCCAG gGGCTATGGCCGCTCTGCATTGAGAAACTGGGTTTTTCAGGTGTCCAAGGATGGGCAGAACTGGTCCACTCTTTACACCCACATAGATGATGGCAGCCTCAACGAACCAGG GTCGACAGCCACGTGGCCTCTGGACCCATCGAAAGAGGAGAAGCAGGGCTGGAGACACATCAGAATAAAGCAGATGGGGAAGAATGCCAGCGGTCAGACACACTACCTGTCTCTGTCTGGACTTGAGCTGTATGGCACCGTCACTGCTGTTTGCGAGGACCAGCTCG GAAAAGCTGTGAAAGAGGCGGAGGCAAACCTTCGTCGCCAGCGTCGTCTGTTTCGCTCCCAGGTAATGAAGTACATAGTCCCGGGGGCACGGGTTGTCCGTGGTATCGACTGGAAGTGGCGAGACCAGGATGGAAACCCGGCAGGAGAGGGCACCGTCACCGGGGAGGCTCACAACG GCTGGATTGATGTAACCTGGGATGCTGGCGGCTCTAACTCTTACCGTATGGGCGCTGAAGGGAAGTTTGACCTCAAGCTTGCTCCAGGGTACGACCCTGAGTCGGCTGCCACAGCGCCATCACCCAAACCTGTCTCATCCACTGTTTCAGGTCCCGCCTCCTCCACGGTGGGACCCTCTGTGACTCCCGTGGCCCTTGGCggaaccaccaccaccacttcaTCCTCAtcgtcctccacctcctcctcttcgCAGCAGCCTTCTTGGAGCAGCCTGGTGAAAAATAACTGTCCTGACAAAGGTGGGGCCAGCTCCTCCAGCAGGAAGGGCAGCAGCAGCTCGGTCTGCAGCGTTGCTTCCTCCTCTGACATTAGCCTGAGCTCTGCCGCTGGGCTTCCTGGCATAGGGGGTCTGCAGCCGGAGAGGAAGGCCGAGGGGCTGCTTCTTGACCAGGGTGTTGGGGTTGGTGGAGTAACGGGAGGAGTGGTCGGCTCTGATGGCCATCAGCAGGAGCCGATCGTTGTGCTGTCTTCTGCTGCAGAAGGTGGTTCTGGTTCAGCATCCAGCTCTGGGACACTTACCGCTGACACATCTGCAACCGGAGACGAACATCACTCACCGGCAGCCACGGCTGCCACCGACCCAGCAGCGGCCATCTCCATGGGGCTGGTGAGCGTGAGCTCCCCTGACGTCAGCTCGGTGTCCGAGTCATCCAGCAAGGATACGCATGCTCAGAGGCCTCTGTGCTCCGCGGCCAACACACGGCTGTCAGTTAGCTCCCTGCTAGCTGCCGGTGCTCCTATGAGCTCCAGTGCCAGTGTGCCCAATCTTTCATCCCGAGAGGCCAGCCTTATGGAGTCATTTGTGCGCAGAGCACCCAACATGTCGCGCACCAATGCCACCAACAACATGAACCTGAGCCGCAGCAGCAGTgacaacaacacaaacacattgGGCAGGAACGTCATGAGTACTGCCA ACTTCCTGGACAGCTGCCGTGCCAACACACTGTTGGCTGAGCTGGACGATGAGGAAGACCTCCCGGAGCCtgatgacgatgatgatgaaaatgaaGATGACAATCAGGAGGATCAGGAGTATGAGGAGGTCCTG gaggaggaggagtatgAGACCAAGGGAGGACGCAGGAGGACATGGGATGATGATTTTGTCCTAAAGAGACAGTTCTCTGCTTTGGTCCCTGCTTTTGACCCCCGACCAGGAAGAACTAATGTCCAGCAGACCACTGACTTGGAGATCCCCCCACCAG GAACACCTCGATCGGAGGTTCGGGAAGAAGTAGAGTGTGCTCCGTCTCCTCACCTCGTGCTCACTCTCAAG GTAGCTGGGCTGGGGACAACCCGTGAAGTTGAGCTTCCACTGTCCAATTACAAGTTGACCATCTTCTACTACGTCCAGCGGCTGCTGCAGCTCTCCTGCAGCGGATCTGTGAAGACGGACAAACTGCGGCGCATCTGGGAGCCCACATACAC GATCATGTACAGGGAGCTCAAAGACTCCGATAAGGAGAAAGAAAGTGGCAAGATG GAGTTCTTTGAACAAGGCGTCGGTGTTGGGGGTCGTTCAGGTGGTCTGAGCCCAACCTCGCTTTCAGCCAGTCAGAACAGTGAGATCCTGGGTTGGGCAAGGGAGGCAGCGCAGGCCAAAGCAGGCTGCAGCCAGAACGCCTGTGGAGTGGAGGATGTCTTACAGCTGCTGCGCATACTGTACATCATTGGAAGAGATTCAGCCTCGAGTTCACGCACACTGCAGGAGG aTGTTGAAGAGCTGCAGTTCAATGCAGCACCAGAGGAGTTCACCAGCAAAAAGATCACCACCAAGATTCTGCAGCAGATCGAG GAGCCTTTGGCTCTCGCCAGCGGAGCGCTGCCCGACTGGTGTGAACAGCTCACCTCAAAGTGCCCTTTCCTGATCCCCTTTGAGACCAGACAGCTGTATTTCACCTGCACTGCCTTTGGGGCCTCCAG GGCAATAGTGTGGCTCCAGAACCGGCGGGAGGCGACCGTGGAGCGCTCCCGGCCATCCACCACAGTGCGGCGGGACGATCCTGGAGAGTTCAGGGTGGGCCGGCTCAAACACGAGCGAGTCAAAGTTCCTCGAGGAGACTCCATGATGGAATGGGCTGAGTCTGTCATGCAGATCCATGCTGACAGGAAGTCGGTGCTGGAG GTGGAGTTTCAGGGTGAGGAGGGAACAGGTCTCGGTCCGACTCTTGAGTTTTACGCTCTGGTGGCAGCAGAGTTTCAAAGAACATCTCTGGGTGTCTGGCTGTGTGACGACGACTTCCCCGATGACGAGTCCCGACAG GTGGACCTCGGTGGGGGTCTGAAGCCCCCTGGCTTCTACGTTCAGCGTTCCTGCGGGCTGTTCTCGGCTCCATTCCCTCAGGACAGCGAGGAGCTGGATGGAATCACAAAACTCTTCCATTTCCTGGGAGTTTTTTTGGCCAAGTGCATCCAGGACAACCGGCTGGTGGACCTGCCAATCTCTCAGTCCTTCTTCAAGCTGCTCTGCATGGGGGACATCAAATCCAACATGAGCAAGCTGCTGTACCAGTCGCGTGGTTCCCCGCAGGGTCACATGCCCGAGCGGCCCCAGTCGCAGCCCTTCCTGCTGCTGTCAGAGCTGCAGTCAGAAGCGTCCACAGAGGAGAGCCAGGAGACCTACTCAGTGGGCAGCTTCGACGAGGACTCAAAGTCCGAGTTCATCATGGACCCGCCTAAACCCAAACCGCCCGCCTGGTACCACGGCATCCTGACCTGGGATGACTTCCAGCTGGTCAACCCTCACAG AGCCCGTTTTCTGAAGGAAGTGAAGGAGCTGGCAGTGAAGAGAAGACAGATTTTGGCCAACAAGAGTTTGTCTGAGGATGAGAAGAACACCAGACTGCAGGACCTGATGCTGAGGAACCCACTGGGCTCTGGACCTCCCCTCAGCATCGAGGACCTCGG GCTCAACTTTCAGTTTTGTCCGTCCTCCAAAGTTCATGGATTTTCTGCTGTGGATCTCAAACCAAACGGAGATGATGAG